The segment CCCAAAGAAGATGGAAAGTCGGACTTGGACTGGCAGGATTATTATATAGAAAAAACCCGCCATCTGTGGACCGAGGAGCAACAGGCTCTGCTGGAAGAGTTGACGCAACCGGTCCCCCAGCTGTTTCGTGAGACGGCACAACGCACCATCGCCGGGAAGATCGGGGAGCTGGCCCTCCGGGAAAAGGCGGATCGGATGAATGAGAGTCTGATCATCCGCGGCTACATCATGGCCACTCCCAAACGGGACCACAAGTGGCTGATTGAAACCTTGAACAAAAAGGAGATCGACCTGACTCCCTATCGGGAGCTGTTGCAATAATCTCAGGGTATCACCAATCACCGGATTGGTGACAGCCCTTTTTTTGTTTCCGTCCACCGGTTTTTTCTGACCTGGGGAGACGGATCGGGGATATGCTATACTGAATTGAAACCGGTACTTTTTTCCGGTATTTCGGACTGCCAAAATGGAGGGTCGCATGATACGGGTAAACGAGCTGGTGAAGAGCTATGGCGGAAAACGGGTGGTGGACGCCGTGGGTT is part of the Kroppenstedtia eburnea genome and harbors:
- a CDS encoding DUF2621 family protein gives rise to the protein MPDWIIWVMIPWFLFMIWFFATGGYFMFRKFLKGMPKEDGKSDLDWQDYYIEKTRHLWTEEQQALLEELTQPVPQLFRETAQRTIAGKIGELALREKADRMNESLIIRGYIMATPKRDHKWLIETLNKKEIDLTPYRELLQ